Proteins from a single region of Desulforegula conservatrix Mb1Pa:
- a CDS encoding NUDIX hydrolase, with translation MTTDKVPQKQFCHFCGSRLSKKYFEGRDRLFCEECSVPIYENPVPAACVIACDEKSRILLVKRNEEPKKGFWCLPGGFMEIGETPEEAALREFHEETGLKGKIERLIGIVTHKSPRYGSILVVGFIAGCLEGKMNPGDDASDARFFSMEELPELAFDSHLFFIRSFYSAYVSSPFQN, from the coding sequence TTGACGACTGACAAGGTCCCCCAAAAACAATTCTGCCATTTTTGCGGCTCGCGGCTTTCGAAAAAATATTTCGAGGGCCGCGACCGGCTCTTTTGTGAAGAATGTTCTGTTCCAATTTATGAAAACCCGGTACCTGCTGCATGCGTAATTGCATGTGATGAAAAAAGCAGAATCCTTCTTGTAAAAAGAAATGAAGAGCCTAAAAAAGGATTCTGGTGTCTTCCCGGCGGTTTCATGGAAATTGGGGAAACACCTGAAGAAGCGGCATTAAGAGAATTTCATGAAGAAACGGGTCTTAAGGGCAAGATCGAAAGACTTATCGGAATTGTCACGCACAAAAGCCCGAGATATGGCAGTATTCTTGTAGTAGGCTTTATTGCTGGCTGCCTGGAGGGGAAAATGAATCCAGGTGACGATGCTTCGGATGCCAGATTTTTTTCTATGGAAGAATTGCCAGAACTTGCATTTGACAGCCATCTTTTTTTTATAAGATCATTTTATTCGGCTTATGTTTCAAGTCCGTTCCAGAACTGA